In Microbulbifer celer, a single window of DNA contains:
- a CDS encoding efflux RND transporter permease subunit, translated as MNSLIAWWARNSVAANLAMIGIFVAGIIGFASMEREMDPQVRFPGLAINVSWPGASPQDVEEQIVARIEEAVSDLDNIDWVRSSSSEGHGEVYILAETTVDFSRFMNDVKIRVDGISSFPRDIEPPQVHQWVNRQEFMRVAVHGDLGERELKRLAEELRREAATLPAVSIVELFGTRMEEVSVEVSEVALHRYDLTFQEVADAIRNSSINQSAGTVRTEVGAYQLKVRNQADSEQEFADIIVRQTADGGTIRVGDVATVVDGFEDNEILATLNGEPAVLLQVMSTETMDIITASNSINQWIEERSKTLPAGAKLTLWTDNAEDFKGRLDTIGSSAFQGLLLVLLVLVFSLRPKVAFWVAIGIATAYAGAFVLLPSVGVSLNMLSTFAFLLVLGIVVDDAIVVGESIHTESHNPEHQHPGGGLSAAVLGTQLVAKPVVFAVVTTIFAFLPWIFISGSTSEFTRHITWVVILALLFSLIESLLILPAHLSNLKPRTKLGRFGRIQKGIADKIVYFAQNHYRRIGQWAVDRRYLTASIFVAVLMIGFGLFNNGWVKKSFSPEIESDEVIVNVVMPEGAPYSRALEVLAQLQDAEKRLEEEVNQRTDGNGILIENWYTRSRRDSVMAIVKLAPPEVREMSAKEAALRLRELLGDIPDAKEVSVQYSFNNSGPGFELSIRHPDLDVLREATADLEEQLRSYESLYDIRNNLEGASEEIRIELKPGATKLGLTLADVNRQVRQAYFGEEVQRLPRAGQDVKVMVRYPLESRRSIESLKDFRVRTSDGRELPLLAVADLEYAPGIKRIQRWNGNRAARVMADLKDDVRGEIMEDLNKNFFPEWEKRYPGIIRGAVGQAEGEKRFLQEVLGLYTMAFFAMYSLLAIAFRSYSQPILILIAIPFAFVGAIFGHGIMNMTMAIFSYFGIAAAAGVVVNDNLVLMDHCNRLRDKGMAPLKAVVEAGVARFRPILLTTITTIVGLMPMMMERSIQAAFLQPIVVALAFGVLVAFFVTLLLVPALYGIGVDIGAAAARLKKALFRTRKSETGQVAVAD; from the coding sequence ATGAACAGTTTGATCGCCTGGTGGGCGCGCAACAGCGTCGCCGCCAACCTCGCCATGATCGGCATCTTTGTTGCCGGGATCATCGGCTTCGCCAGCATGGAACGGGAAATGGATCCGCAGGTGCGCTTTCCCGGCCTCGCCATCAATGTCTCCTGGCCCGGCGCCTCGCCCCAGGATGTAGAAGAACAGATCGTCGCCCGCATCGAAGAGGCCGTCAGTGATCTGGACAATATCGACTGGGTCCGCTCATCTTCCTCTGAAGGTCACGGCGAGGTTTACATTCTGGCGGAAACCACCGTGGATTTCTCACGCTTCATGAACGACGTGAAAATCCGTGTCGACGGCATTTCCTCCTTTCCCCGGGATATCGAACCGCCACAGGTCCATCAGTGGGTCAACCGGCAGGAATTTATGCGGGTTGCGGTACACGGCGACCTGGGCGAACGCGAACTGAAGCGACTGGCAGAAGAGTTACGCCGCGAAGCCGCCACCCTGCCCGCGGTCTCTATCGTGGAACTGTTTGGTACCCGCATGGAGGAAGTCTCCGTCGAGGTCAGCGAAGTGGCGCTGCACCGTTACGACCTGACTTTTCAGGAGGTGGCGGACGCCATCCGCAACAGCTCCATCAATCAGTCTGCTGGCACGGTGCGCACCGAGGTGGGTGCCTACCAATTGAAAGTGCGCAATCAGGCGGATTCCGAGCAGGAGTTTGCCGACATCATCGTGCGCCAGACCGCCGATGGCGGCACCATTCGCGTGGGCGATGTGGCCACGGTGGTCGACGGCTTCGAAGACAATGAGATCCTGGCCACACTGAATGGCGAACCCGCGGTACTGCTGCAGGTGATGAGCACCGAGACCATGGATATCATCACTGCCTCCAATTCCATCAACCAGTGGATCGAAGAGCGCAGTAAAACCCTGCCCGCCGGTGCCAAACTCACCCTGTGGACGGACAACGCCGAAGATTTCAAAGGCCGACTGGATACCATTGGCAGCTCCGCTTTTCAGGGTTTGTTACTGGTATTGCTGGTACTGGTATTCAGCCTGCGCCCCAAGGTGGCATTCTGGGTTGCCATTGGCATTGCCACCGCCTACGCCGGTGCCTTTGTGTTGCTACCGAGTGTCGGCGTCTCCCTGAATATGCTATCCACATTCGCCTTTCTGCTGGTGCTGGGTATCGTGGTGGACGATGCGATTGTGGTGGGTGAAAGCATTCATACAGAATCCCACAACCCGGAACACCAGCACCCCGGTGGCGGCCTGAGTGCCGCGGTACTGGGCACCCAGCTGGTGGCCAAGCCCGTGGTATTTGCGGTAGTCACCACCATCTTTGCCTTCCTGCCGTGGATTTTTATCAGCGGTTCCACCAGCGAGTTCACCCGCCACATTACCTGGGTCGTCATTCTCGCACTGCTGTTCTCCCTGATTGAATCCCTGCTGATTCTGCCCGCGCACCTCAGCAACCTGAAGCCCCGAACAAAGCTCGGTCGCTTCGGGCGCATCCAGAAAGGGATTGCGGATAAGATTGTGTACTTCGCGCAGAATCACTATCGCCGCATTGGACAGTGGGCGGTTGATCGCCGCTACCTGACTGCGAGCATTTTCGTCGCGGTGCTGATGATCGGCTTCGGGCTGTTCAATAATGGCTGGGTCAAGAAAAGCTTCTCCCCGGAAATTGAATCCGACGAAGTCATCGTCAATGTAGTGATGCCCGAGGGCGCGCCCTACAGCCGCGCACTGGAAGTACTGGCACAACTGCAAGACGCGGAAAAGCGCCTGGAAGAGGAAGTCAATCAGCGCACTGACGGCAACGGAATATTGATCGAAAACTGGTATACCCGCTCCCGTCGCGACAGCGTGATGGCCATCGTCAAACTGGCACCACCGGAAGTCCGCGAGATGTCCGCCAAGGAAGCGGCGCTGCGCCTGCGCGAACTACTCGGGGATATTCCGGATGCGAAAGAAGTATCCGTACAGTACTCCTTCAATAACAGCGGCCCCGGGTTCGAGCTCTCCATTCGCCACCCGGATCTGGATGTACTGCGCGAAGCGACTGCCGACCTGGAAGAGCAGCTGCGCAGCTATGAGAGCCTGTACGATATACGCAACAATCTCGAAGGCGCCTCGGAAGAAATTCGCATCGAGCTGAAACCCGGCGCCACCAAACTCGGCCTGACCCTGGCAGACGTCAACCGCCAGGTGCGCCAGGCCTACTTCGGCGAAGAAGTGCAGCGCCTCCCGCGGGCCGGACAGGACGTGAAAGTGATGGTCCGCTACCCGCTGGAATCCCGCCGCTCGATCGAGAGCCTGAAAGATTTCCGTGTGCGCACCAGCGACGGTCGCGAGTTACCACTACTGGCAGTCGCCGACCTGGAATACGCGCCAGGCATCAAACGCATCCAGCGCTGGAACGGCAACCGCGCGGCGCGGGTAATGGCGGACCTGAAAGACGATGTCCGCGGCGAGATCATGGAAGACCTGAACAAGAATTTCTTCCCGGAATGGGAGAAGCGCTACCCGGGCATCATTCGCGGCGCGGTTGGCCAGGCGGAAGGTGAAAAGCGGTTTCTTCAGGAAGTTCTCGGGCTCTACACCATGGCATTCTTCGCCATGTACAGCCTGCTGGCGATTGCCTTCCGCAGTTATTCCCAGCCGATCCTGATTCTGATCGCCATCCCCTTCGCCTTTGTGGGCGCCATCTTCGGGCACGGCATCATGAATATGACCATGGCGATTTTCAGTTACTTCGGTATCGCCGCCGCAGCGGGTGTGGTGGTCAACGACAACCTGGTACTGATGGATCACTGTAACCGACTGCGCGACAAAGGCATGGCGCCGTTGAAAGCCGTAGTCGAAGCCGGCGTGGCCCGTTTCCGCCCAATCCTGCTGACTACGATTACCACCATCGTAGGACTGATGCCGATGATGATGGAACGCAGTATCCAGGCCGCCTTCCTGCAGCCGATTGTGGTGGCGCTGGCGTTTGGGGTACTTGTTGCCTTCTTCGTCACCCTGTTACTGGTGCCGGCGTTGTACGGGATCGGGGTGGATATTGGTGCTGCGGCGGCACGCCTAAAGAAAGCACTATTCAGAACACGGAAGAGCGAGACCGGGCAGGTTGCGGTGGCCGACTAA
- a CDS encoding amidohydrolase family protein, with amino-acid sequence MRKLLTAALAVLAAVSLNPLQAAARNQADVIIRHATIVDVERAQLLPDQAVATLGDRIVAVGKDAEVAGNWSSKQTVDGRNRYLIPGLWDMHVHFGGGEALIEENRALLPLYVAHGVTTVRDASGDIPLPVLDWRREIAEGSLFGPTLLSSGPKIEGMDPVWKGTIETGSKADVDRAIEYLQALDVDFVKVTDSTLKPELFLYALRQARGAGLRTSGHIPMQLTLGQAVDAGLSSIEHLGYAYNAGAKDEAEIAADFAAGRITRAEARARLDTGFDRDTAMAAYQNLAAKDVFVTPTLNGSRIIAYLDHDDHRDDDYLAYIGPGLRETYQWRVKRAAGATPAQIEQRHARYQRVAAVIPMLQEAGVTIMAGTDAGFLNSFNYPGIGLHDELALFVELGLTPAQALSAATRAGPAWFGLLDRYGSIDEGKAADLVLLERNPLEDIRATRAIHTVLLRGAVQDRSALDRILADTRTRVAAWDIDAAK; translated from the coding sequence ATGAGAAAGCTGCTCACCGCCGCCTTAGCCGTCCTCGCGGCCGTTTCACTCAACCCCCTCCAGGCCGCAGCCCGGAACCAGGCGGATGTCATCATCCGTCACGCCACCATCGTGGACGTCGAGCGTGCACAGCTGCTGCCCGACCAAGCCGTCGCCACCCTGGGCGACCGCATCGTTGCGGTGGGCAAGGACGCCGAAGTGGCCGGGAACTGGAGTAGCAAGCAGACGGTGGACGGCCGCAACCGCTACCTGATCCCCGGCCTGTGGGATATGCATGTACACTTCGGCGGCGGTGAGGCGCTTATCGAAGAGAACCGGGCGCTGTTGCCACTGTACGTGGCCCACGGCGTCACCACGGTCCGCGACGCCTCGGGCGATATTCCCCTGCCCGTGCTCGACTGGCGCAGGGAGATCGCCGAGGGCTCCCTGTTCGGCCCCACCCTGCTGAGTTCCGGCCCCAAGATCGAGGGCATGGATCCGGTCTGGAAGGGCACCATCGAAACCGGCTCGAAGGCCGACGTCGATAGAGCGATAGAGTATCTGCAGGCGCTCGACGTCGACTTCGTGAAGGTCACCGACAGCACCCTCAAACCGGAGCTCTTCCTGTACGCCCTGAGGCAGGCGCGGGGCGCGGGCCTGCGCACCTCCGGCCACATTCCCATGCAGCTCACCCTGGGCCAGGCCGTGGATGCGGGGCTCAGCTCCATCGAGCATCTGGGTTACGCCTACAACGCCGGCGCCAAGGATGAGGCCGAAATCGCCGCCGATTTCGCGGCCGGTCGCATCACCCGGGCAGAAGCGCGCGCGCGCCTGGACACCGGCTTCGACCGCGACACCGCCATGGCCGCCTATCAGAATCTCGCCGCAAAGGACGTATTCGTCACGCCGACCCTAAACGGCTCGCGGATAATCGCCTATCTCGACCATGACGATCACCGGGATGACGACTACCTCGCCTATATCGGTCCGGGACTGAGGGAAACCTACCAGTGGCGCGTCAAGCGTGCCGCCGGGGCCACGCCGGCACAGATCGAGCAGAGACACGCCCGCTATCAGCGCGTCGCCGCCGTCATTCCGATGCTTCAGGAGGCGGGTGTCACTATCATGGCCGGTACCGATGCGGGCTTCCTGAACTCGTTCAACTATCCGGGAATCGGCCTGCACGATGAGCTGGCGCTGTTTGTGGAACTGGGTCTGACGCCGGCGCAGGCACTGTCGGCCGCAACCCGCGCGGGACCGGCGTGGTTCGGCCTGTTGGATCGATATGGATCCATCGACGAGGGCAAAGCCGCCGACCTGGTGCTGCTGGAGCGCAATCCACTGGAGGATATCCGCGCGACCCGCGCCATTCATACCGTGCTTCTGCGCGGCGCCGTCCAGGACCGGTCTGCGCTGGATCGCATACTGGCCGACACGCGCACCAGGGTCGCCGCCTGGGATATAGACGCGGCCAAATAG
- a CDS encoding nucleoside deaminase, translating to MANEQRFLREAIDLARANVDSGGRPFGAVVVKDGRVLATGVNEIHRENDPTAHAELNAIRAASGKLASPNLTGCTVFASGHPCPMCMAAMTLAGVGEVVYAYSNEDGAPYGLSTKAIYAELAKPFAEQSMKIRHVPVRPESRTDLYAHWHKQQGDQTD from the coding sequence ATGGCCAATGAACAGCGTTTTCTGCGCGAGGCGATCGACCTCGCACGTGCCAACGTCGATAGCGGCGGCCGCCCCTTCGGCGCAGTCGTCGTCAAAGATGGGCGTGTGCTGGCGACCGGAGTGAACGAAATTCACCGCGAGAACGATCCCACCGCCCACGCGGAGCTAAACGCGATACGGGCTGCGAGCGGAAAGCTGGCATCGCCAAATCTCACAGGCTGTACTGTCTTCGCCAGTGGCCACCCCTGCCCCATGTGCATGGCCGCCATGACCTTGGCTGGCGTCGGCGAAGTGGTATATGCCTATTCGAACGAGGACGGCGCGCCCTATGGACTTTCCACAAAAGCCATCTATGCGGAACTGGCAAAACCCTTCGCCGAGCAGTCCATGAAAATCCGCCATGTGCCGGTGCGCCCCGAATCGCGCACCGATCTCTACGCCCACTGGCACAAACAGCAGGGCGATCAGACAGACTAG
- a CDS encoding ankyrin repeat domain-containing protein encodes MNESKLREAAGRDDVAAIQDILARGANIDAKDGRGRTALLVATHANRIDAARALIDAGADVNARDRINDSPYLYAGARGHLEILKMTLEHGADLKSTNRYGGTALIPAAERGHVETVRTLIEAGVDIDHVNNLGWTALLEAIILGDGGPDHQKIVDLLVRAGADVDIADRKGVTPQQHARQRRHPEIERILLAAATEKDTKHGQ; translated from the coding sequence GTGAACGAGAGCAAGCTGCGCGAGGCCGCCGGACGCGATGATGTAGCAGCTATTCAGGATATTCTCGCGAGGGGAGCAAACATCGACGCAAAGGACGGGCGCGGACGAACGGCGCTCCTGGTCGCGACGCACGCAAACAGGATCGACGCCGCCCGGGCATTGATTGATGCCGGAGCCGATGTCAATGCCCGGGACAGGATCAACGACAGCCCCTATCTTTACGCGGGTGCGCGCGGTCATCTCGAGATACTCAAGATGACGCTCGAGCATGGCGCTGACCTGAAAAGCACTAACCGCTACGGGGGCACCGCGCTTATCCCGGCCGCCGAACGCGGCCATGTCGAGACGGTCCGCACCCTGATCGAAGCGGGGGTCGATATCGACCACGTCAACAATCTCGGTTGGACCGCACTCCTGGAGGCCATCATCCTCGGCGACGGCGGCCCTGACCACCAAAAGATAGTCGATCTCCTCGTGCGGGCCGGGGCGGACGTTGATATTGCCGACCGCAAAGGCGTCACACCCCAACAACATGCACGCCAGCGTCGCCACCCAGAGATCGAGAGAATACTCCTGGCGGCAGCTACCGAAAAGGACACAAAACATGGCCAATGA
- a CDS encoding nitroreductase family protein has protein sequence MEALAALHNRVSVGLLTDPAPDASQREQIFRAALRAADHGNLRPWRFLVVEGEARNRLGELYRRASEAEAPLSEAQRERTLNMPLRAPLVIVAITCLQEHPKVPFNEQRMSTAGAVQAMLTAAFAEGVGAYWRTGALAENREVARGLGLAENEEISGFIYMGTPQKAPKAAPALAVEDFFRDWTGE, from the coding sequence ATGGAAGCCCTGGCCGCACTGCACAACCGGGTATCCGTAGGCCTGCTGACTGATCCAGCGCCTGATGCCAGTCAGCGAGAACAAATCTTCCGTGCCGCTCTGCGCGCCGCTGATCATGGAAACCTGCGGCCCTGGCGGTTCCTGGTGGTGGAAGGGGAGGCCCGCAACCGCCTGGGCGAACTCTACCGGCGCGCCAGCGAAGCCGAAGCACCCCTCTCGGAAGCGCAGCGCGAACGCACCCTCAATATGCCCCTGCGTGCGCCGCTGGTCATTGTTGCCATCACATGCCTGCAGGAACATCCCAAGGTGCCGTTCAACGAGCAGCGCATGTCCACTGCCGGAGCCGTCCAGGCCATGCTGACAGCCGCCTTTGCAGAAGGTGTCGGCGCCTACTGGCGCACCGGCGCTCTGGCAGAAAACCGGGAAGTCGCCCGCGGTCTGGGTCTTGCGGAAAACGAAGAGATCAGCGGTTTCATCTATATGGGCACCCCCCAGAAAGCCCCCAAAGCCGCACCGGCGCTGGCGGTGGAGGACTTCTTCCGCGACTGGACCGGCGAATAG
- a CDS encoding LysR family transcriptional regulator: protein MLDPRLLRAFVTIVDAGSFTAAAGRLHMTQSTISQQLGRLEQAVGRTLIERAARPVRPTASGERLLGHARRILSLESEAMALLSESVGTSAIRIGLPDDIVTSRLSREFAAFSEQHREVRLDVTTGLSRDLSKRFRAGEFDVVVVKEPTASADHRATFPEAVGWFEAANTAGDWPDPIPLVAFPVGGLYREAMFERIERERRSWYVAFTGSSLNSVLVAVEAGLGLSLLPLGATAKYNVRLNESFGREPDMVVSIYSWEGAGHIGEVVEQITKVLADRFESQGCSRNSRG from the coding sequence ATGCTCGATCCCCGTCTTCTCCGTGCTTTCGTCACCATCGTCGATGCAGGTAGTTTCACGGCCGCGGCCGGCCGGCTGCATATGACGCAGTCCACCATCAGCCAGCAACTCGGTCGGCTCGAGCAGGCAGTGGGCCGGACGCTTATCGAGCGCGCGGCTCGACCGGTCAGGCCGACTGCGTCCGGCGAACGACTCCTCGGCCATGCACGACGGATTCTTTCACTCGAATCGGAAGCGATGGCGCTGCTCTCAGAGTCGGTTGGGACTTCTGCCATCCGTATCGGGCTGCCGGACGATATAGTGACTTCGAGGTTGAGCAGGGAGTTTGCGGCTTTCTCTGAGCAGCATCGCGAGGTCCGGCTCGATGTGACAACCGGGTTAAGCCGCGACCTCAGCAAACGCTTTCGAGCCGGTGAGTTCGATGTGGTGGTAGTGAAGGAGCCCACCGCCAGCGCCGATCATCGCGCGACCTTTCCCGAGGCCGTCGGCTGGTTTGAAGCTGCGAACACCGCAGGGGACTGGCCCGACCCAATCCCGCTGGTCGCCTTTCCGGTTGGCGGCCTCTACCGCGAAGCCATGTTCGAGAGGATCGAGCGCGAGCGGCGGAGTTGGTATGTCGCCTTTACCGGCAGTAGTCTGAATAGCGTGCTTGTTGCCGTCGAAGCGGGACTGGGTCTTTCGCTCCTGCCGCTCGGAGCGACTGCCAAATACAATGTCCGGCTGAATGAGTCTTTTGGCCGGGAGCCCGACATGGTGGTTTCTATTTACTCCTGGGAGGGTGCCGGCCATATCGGTGAAGTGGTGGAGCAAATCACGAAGGTCCTGGCCGACCGGTTTGAGTCTCAGGGTTGTTCACGAAACAGTCGCGGATGA
- a CDS encoding efflux RND transporter periplasmic adaptor subunit yields MNKKWLKTAAPLLVLALGFGAVKFLGAAKPEPEKKEEEAQRLVSLAYTEAREEAVHLAVNTQGEVRPHTEIDLTPEVSGRIVAISDSFAEGAGFEPGETLIQLDDANYKLAVARAEAGVAQAEVLLLQAKAAASIKRQQWLKLNPNKEPTPLQVNLPQVLEAEANLRSAQAELADAQRNLARTKIKLPFRGRVINREVGIGQYVTASTALGRVFATDRVEIRLPLTDSQLQELDLPMGFVASDKAPGPQVALSALVGSEQHQWHGRIVRTQAAVDQQTRLIYAVAEVNDPYGAGASNGVPLAVGLFVTAEAEGTRERHAVVVPRTALRSADKVYVVDEDDRLDIRTVETLSTSENRVVVASGIRNGERVVTSAVANAVDGMQVQPITQLARK; encoded by the coding sequence ATGAACAAGAAATGGTTGAAAACCGCCGCGCCGTTGCTGGTGCTGGCACTGGGCTTTGGGGCCGTTAAATTTCTCGGTGCAGCCAAACCTGAACCGGAAAAAAAGGAAGAAGAAGCACAGCGCCTGGTATCACTGGCCTACACCGAGGCCCGCGAGGAAGCCGTTCATCTTGCCGTGAACACTCAGGGGGAAGTCCGCCCCCATACGGAAATCGATCTCACCCCGGAAGTGTCCGGCCGCATTGTCGCCATTTCCGACAGCTTCGCCGAAGGTGCAGGCTTCGAGCCCGGAGAAACGTTGATCCAGTTGGACGATGCCAACTACAAGCTGGCAGTGGCCCGCGCGGAAGCCGGCGTTGCGCAGGCGGAAGTCCTGTTGCTGCAAGCCAAAGCGGCAGCCTCCATCAAGCGCCAGCAGTGGCTGAAGTTGAACCCCAACAAAGAACCCACCCCACTGCAGGTCAACCTGCCGCAGGTATTGGAAGCAGAAGCCAACCTGCGTTCCGCACAGGCGGAACTGGCAGATGCCCAGCGCAACCTCGCCCGCACCAAAATCAAGCTGCCGTTCCGCGGCCGCGTGATTAACCGCGAAGTGGGAATCGGCCAGTACGTTACCGCCAGCACCGCGCTGGGCCGGGTATTCGCCACCGACCGTGTAGAGATCCGGCTGCCACTGACAGACTCCCAACTACAGGAACTCGACCTCCCCATGGGCTTTGTCGCCAGCGATAAAGCGCCGGGACCGCAGGTTGCCCTCTCCGCTCTGGTCGGCTCCGAACAACACCAGTGGCACGGACGCATTGTGCGCACTCAGGCTGCAGTGGATCAACAGACCCGCCTGATCTATGCCGTGGCCGAGGTCAATGACCCCTACGGTGCAGGGGCCAGCAATGGCGTACCACTCGCTGTAGGCCTATTCGTGACCGCGGAAGCCGAAGGCACCAGGGAACGTCACGCCGTGGTCGTACCGCGTACGGCACTGCGCAGTGCCGACAAAGTGTATGTGGTTGATGAAGACGACCGCCTGGATATTCGCACCGTCGAAACCCTGTCTACTTCGGAAAATCGCGTTGTCGTAGCCTCCGGTATCCGCAATGGCGAACGCGTGGTGACATCTGCGGTTGCCAATGCCGTAGACGGTATGCAAGTTCAGCCCATTACCCAGCTGGCCCGCAAGTAA
- a CDS encoding isoaspartyl peptidase/L-asparaginase family protein yields MNKILCLIAGLLLISFHTLAAEDQLPFAIAIHGGAGTIEKSSLTPEQETAYRDKLEEALNAGYAVLDEGGDSLDAVVAAINVMENSPLFNAGKGAVYTYDGTHELDASIMDGRTREAGAVAGVKRIANPINLARMVMEDSPFVMLSGAGAEEFAKSRSVRMVDNKTFDTERRRKQLDKAREKLDRENKQDNDYKASVEALPISSRVGTVGAVALDRHGNLAAGTSTGGMTAKRYGRIGDSPVIGAGTFADNRSCAVSATGHGEYFIRYNVAADICARVQYQGQPAAAAAEEVIHKVLLPVGGTGGVIVLDADGNIAMPFNTEGMYRGSRSSGGAANTAIFKDE; encoded by the coding sequence ATGAATAAAATACTGTGCCTGATCGCCGGCTTACTATTGATCAGCTTTCATACACTCGCGGCTGAAGATCAGCTGCCATTTGCCATCGCTATTCACGGTGGCGCAGGCACCATCGAAAAATCCAGTTTAACGCCGGAACAGGAGACGGCCTATCGAGACAAGCTGGAAGAGGCGCTGAATGCCGGGTATGCGGTGTTGGACGAGGGCGGTGACAGCCTGGACGCGGTAGTGGCGGCGATCAACGTCATGGAGAACTCGCCGTTATTCAACGCGGGCAAGGGCGCGGTGTACACCTATGACGGCACCCACGAGCTCGATGCCTCCATCATGGACGGCAGAACCCGGGAGGCGGGGGCCGTGGCCGGTGTCAAACGGATTGCCAACCCCATCAACCTGGCGCGGATGGTGATGGAAGACTCCCCATTCGTGATGCTGTCCGGGGCAGGTGCGGAAGAGTTCGCCAAATCTCGCAGTGTGCGGATGGTCGACAATAAAACCTTTGATACTGAGCGACGCCGCAAGCAGCTGGACAAGGCCAGGGAAAAACTCGATCGTGAGAACAAGCAGGACAATGACTACAAGGCGTCCGTGGAGGCGCTGCCGATTTCCTCTCGGGTGGGGACGGTAGGCGCGGTGGCTTTGGACAGGCACGGCAACTTGGCCGCGGGCACGTCTACCGGTGGCATGACGGCCAAGCGTTACGGACGGATCGGGGATTCCCCGGTAATCGGTGCCGGCACCTTTGCGGATAACCGCAGCTGTGCGGTCTCCGCCACTGGCCATGGTGAGTACTTCATCCGCTACAACGTCGCCGCCGATATCTGCGCCCGTGTGCAGTACCAGGGTCAGCCTGCGGCAGCGGCAGCGGAGGAGGTCATCCATAAAGTGCTGTTGCCAGTGGGCGGCACCGGCGGCGTTATTGTTCTGGACGCTGACGGCAATATTGCCATGCCGTTCAATACCGAAGGTATGTATCGTGGCAGCCGCAGCAGTGGTGGGGCGGCCAATACCGCCATCTTTAAAGACGAATAA
- a CDS encoding adenylate/guanylate cyclase domain-containing protein gives MQHQSEEEKSGYKIDTRYPFYFRALICFAAAGTLLNVISWSSLMTQDTLLQFGMVLILLAYIPLAYQITRRSVPENEKQIRRWLPFTDALLIGMAMAMANFSLLPCLLFLTMVQFNALTQGGGRCWLEHNTAMLMGVGIGYLLHRPALVVNADLNISAASLIGVFTYFCAYAFYTHKQIARLKSENTSLQNDQRLANLASYKLSRYLPKRLWRAVTTGREKEIVTERKLLTVFFSDIKDFSQLTEEMEAETLTRLLNSYLTEMSRIVAHYGGTIDKFIGDAVMVVFGDDQSKGPKSDALRCVAMALAMRKRVREMKQEWYDQGISHPLQIRMGINTGYCTVGVFGTADHQTYTVMGTHVNLAARLESAAEPGEVLISHETWAMIKQTVMCRDKGHVTVKGFSTPVKVYSVTDLRKNLGGQQSYLEEHAPGFAMHLDLDKIRNYDKEKVLQSLQKAAASLKSKVII, from the coding sequence ATGCAGCACCAATCAGAAGAAGAAAAAAGCGGATATAAAATCGACACTCGCTACCCATTCTATTTCCGCGCCCTGATCTGCTTTGCCGCAGCGGGCACCCTGCTGAATGTCATCAGTTGGTCGTCGCTGATGACGCAGGACACCCTGCTGCAATTCGGGATGGTGCTGATCCTGCTCGCCTATATCCCCCTCGCCTACCAGATTACCCGCCGGAGCGTACCGGAAAACGAAAAACAGATTCGTCGCTGGCTGCCCTTTACCGATGCCCTGCTGATCGGTATGGCCATGGCGATGGCCAACTTCAGCCTACTGCCCTGCCTGCTGTTCCTGACCATGGTGCAGTTCAATGCCCTGACCCAGGGCGGCGGACGCTGTTGGCTTGAGCACAACACAGCCATGCTGATGGGCGTCGGCATCGGCTATCTGCTGCACCGCCCCGCCCTGGTGGTGAACGCGGACCTCAACATCAGCGCCGCGAGCCTGATCGGGGTATTCACTTACTTCTGTGCCTACGCCTTTTACACCCACAAGCAGATCGCACGGCTGAAGTCGGAAAACACCAGCCTGCAAAATGACCAGCGACTCGCCAACCTGGCCAGCTACAAGCTTTCCCGCTACCTGCCCAAGCGCCTGTGGCGTGCGGTAACGACCGGCAGGGAAAAAGAGATTGTCACCGAGCGCAAGCTGCTTACGGTATTCTTTTCAGACATCAAGGATTTCAGCCAGCTCACCGAGGAGATGGAGGCAGAAACCCTCACCCGCCTGCTCAACAGCTACCTGACAGAGATGTCGCGCATCGTGGCCCACTACGGCGGCACCATCGACAAGTTTATTGGCGATGCGGTCATGGTGGTGTTCGGGGACGACCAGAGCAAGGGCCCAAAATCGGACGCCCTGCGCTGTGTGGCCATGGCACTGGCGATGCGCAAACGGGTGCGGGAGATGAAGCAGGAATGGTACGACCAGGGCATCTCACACCCCCTGCAGATTCGCATGGGCATCAATACCGGCTACTGTACCGTAGGCGTATTCGGTACCGCGGATCACCAGACCTATACGGTCATGGGTACCCACGTGAACCTGGCAGCCCGACTGGAAAGTGCCGCAGAACCCGGCGAGGTTCTGATCAGCCACGAAACCTGGGCAATGATCAAACAGACGGTAATGTGCCGCGATAAAGGCCATGTAACCGTGAAAGGGTTCAGCACACCGGTGAAGGTTTACTCCGTGACCGATCTACGCAAAAACCTCGGTGGTCAGCAGAGCTACCTGGAAGAGCATGCACCAGGGTTCGCCATGCACCTGGATTTGGACAAGATTCGCAATTACGACAAGGAAAAGGTCTTGCAGTCACTGCAAAAAGCGGCAGCGAGCCTGAAGAGCAAAGTCATCATCTAA